In the genome of Candidatus Rokuibacteriota bacterium, one region contains:
- a CDS encoding branched-chain amino acid ABC transporter permease yields the protein MTPTTLRWIGGSLALAALLAYPYLFGIYFTNVFVTFGIFALYAVSFNLLLGFTGLLSFGHAMFFGAGGYGTALALTHIKSLPLLPALVIGVAAAVALALLLSPLMVRVSGTAFSMLHLAFAQLMYVLALKLRAITGGEDGIGGFAIPPFRIPGLVSVDMKDPSSFYYFAAAVLGLSVFVLWFVTKTPFGSVMVGLRDNPRRVAYLGFRVPQTKAVVYLLSAGFAGVAGSVYALFQNLISADALHVLNSFTPVTMTMIGGVGSFFGPIFGAAIFGLISELTSRYTERVELVVGLILILVIMYAPLGFMGFVDAVRARARARFAPRGATEIAR from the coding sequence ATGACGCCTACCACGCTGCGATGGATCGGCGGGAGCCTTGCGCTTGCCGCCCTGCTCGCCTATCCGTACCTGTTCGGCATCTACTTCACCAACGTGTTCGTCACGTTCGGCATCTTCGCCCTGTACGCGGTATCCTTCAACCTCCTTCTCGGCTTCACCGGGCTCCTCAGTTTCGGTCACGCCATGTTCTTCGGGGCCGGCGGCTACGGCACCGCGCTCGCCCTGACGCACATCAAGAGCCTGCCGCTATTGCCCGCCCTGGTCATTGGCGTGGCGGCAGCGGTCGCTCTCGCCCTGCTCCTCTCTCCCCTCATGGTCCGGGTAAGCGGCACCGCCTTCTCGATGCTTCACCTGGCCTTCGCCCAGCTGATGTACGTCCTGGCCCTGAAGTTGCGGGCGATCACCGGGGGCGAGGACGGAATCGGCGGGTTCGCCATCCCGCCGTTCCGCATCCCCGGCCTCGTGAGTGTCGACATGAAGGACCCGTCGAGCTTCTATTACTTCGCCGCCGCCGTGCTGGGACTAAGCGTCTTCGTCCTCTGGTTCGTCACCAAGACGCCGTTCGGGAGCGTCATGGTCGGTTTGCGGGACAATCCCAGGCGGGTCGCCTACCTGGGTTTCAGGGTTCCCCAGACCAAGGCGGTCGTGTACCTGCTCTCGGCCGGCTTCGCCGGGGTGGCGGGGTCGGTCTACGCGCTGTTCCAGAACCTGATCTCGGCCGACGCCTTGCACGTCCTCAACTCCTTCACGCCGGTGACGATGACGATGATCGGCGGCGTCGGGAGCTTCTTCGGCCCGATCTTTGGCGCGGCGATCTTCGGGCTCATCAGCGAGCTGACCAGCCGGTACACCGAGCGCGTCGAGCTGGTGGTGGGGCTGATCCTGATCCTCGTCATCATGTATGCCCCGCTGGGGTTCATGGGGTTTGTGGACGCTGTGCGGGCCCGGGCCCGCGCGCGCTTCGCGCCGCGGGGCGCCACGGAGATCGCGCGGTGA